The following proteins are encoded in a genomic region of Phycodurus eques isolate BA_2022a chromosome 11, UOR_Pequ_1.1, whole genome shotgun sequence:
- the hif1an gene encoding hypoxia-inducible factor 1-alpha inhibitor isoform X3, whose product MAAATVAEAEKPAAAASEGATAAGFSGIHAPAWDESQLRRYTFAPKAVPRLSHTDPRAEMLIDNEEPVVLTDTNLVYPALKWDMAYLQENIGNGDFSVYIAENHKFLYYDEKKMANVENFVPKSQRLEMKFSEFVERMQQVQQMGGEERVYLQQTLNDTVGKKIVVDFLGFNWNWINKQQARRNWGQLTSNLLLIGMEGNVTPAHYDEQQNFFAQIKGHKRCILFPPDQFECLYPYPVHHPCDRQSQVDFDNPDYKRFPSFQNIVGYEAVVGPGDVLYIPMYWWHHIESLLSGGVTITVNFWVRPRPRG is encoded by the exons ATGGCAGCGGCGACCGTCGCCGAGGCTGAGaagccggcggcggcggcgagcgAAGGCGCCaccgccgccggcttctccggcATCCACGCGCCGGCCTGGGACGAGTCTCAGCTGCGGAGGTATACGTTCGCTCCCAAGGCTGTCCCCAGGCTGTCGCACACGGACCCCAGAGCCGAGATGCTCATCGACAACGAG GAGCCGGTGGTTTTAACGGACACAAACCTGGTGTATCCTGCTCTCAAATGGGACATGGCGTACCTCCAAGAGAACATCGGCAATGGCGACTTCTCCGTCTACATCGCGGAAAACCACAAGTTCCTTTACTACGATGAGAAGAAAATGGCCAACGTGGAGAACTTTGTCCCCAAGTCCCAACGGCTCGAGATGAAATTCTCCGAGTTTGTGGAGAGGATGCAGCAAGTGCAGCAAATGGGAGGGGAGGAGCG GGTGTATCTGCAGCAGACGCTCAACGACACGGTCGGAAAGAAAATCGTGGTCGACTTCCTCGGTTTCAACTGGAACTGGATCAACAAGCAGCAGGCCAGGAGGAACTGGGGCCAGCTGACATCCAACCTGCTGCTCATAGGCATGGAGG GCAACGTGACGCCGGCGCATTACGACGAGCAGCAGAACTTCTTTGCACAAATCAAAGGCCACAAGAGATGCATCCTCTTCCCTCCAGACCAGTTTGAGTGTCTCTATCCTTACCCTGTACACCACCCCTGTGATAGGCAGAGTCAA GTTGATTTTGACAACCCCGACTACAAGAGGTTCCCCAGTTTTCAAAATATTGTTGGCTATGAGGCGGTCGTGGGCCCAGGAGACGTGCTCTACATCCCCATGTATTG gTGGCATCACATAGAATCACTGCTGAGCGGTGGAGTGACAATCACAGTCAACTTTTG GGTGCGCCCACGCCCAAGAGGATAG
- the hif1an gene encoding hypoxia-inducible factor 1-alpha inhibitor isoform X2, translated as MAAATVAGFSGIHAPAWDESQLRRYTFAPKAVPRLSHTDPRAEMLIDNEEPVVLTDTNLVYPALKWDMAYLQENIGNGDFSVYIAENHKFLYYDEKKMANVENFVPKSQRLEMKFSEFVERMQQVQQMGGEERVYLQQTLNDTVGKKIVVDFLGFNWNWINKQQARRNWGQLTSNLLLIGMEGNVTPAHYDEQQNFFAQIKGHKRCILFPPDQFECLYPYPVHHPCDRQSQVDFDNPDYKRFPSFQNIVGYEAVVGPGDVLYIPMYWWHHIESLLSGGVTITVNFWYKGAPTPKRIEYPLRAHQKVAIMRNIEKMLGEALGNPRQVGPLLKTMITGRYEDPNEEAAP; from the exons ATGGCAGCGGCGACCGT cgccggcttctccggcATCCACGCGCCGGCCTGGGACGAGTCTCAGCTGCGGAGGTATACGTTCGCTCCCAAGGCTGTCCCCAGGCTGTCGCACACGGACCCCAGAGCCGAGATGCTCATCGACAACGAG GAGCCGGTGGTTTTAACGGACACAAACCTGGTGTATCCTGCTCTCAAATGGGACATGGCGTACCTCCAAGAGAACATCGGCAATGGCGACTTCTCCGTCTACATCGCGGAAAACCACAAGTTCCTTTACTACGATGAGAAGAAAATGGCCAACGTGGAGAACTTTGTCCCCAAGTCCCAACGGCTCGAGATGAAATTCTCCGAGTTTGTGGAGAGGATGCAGCAAGTGCAGCAAATGGGAGGGGAGGAGCG GGTGTATCTGCAGCAGACGCTCAACGACACGGTCGGAAAGAAAATCGTGGTCGACTTCCTCGGTTTCAACTGGAACTGGATCAACAAGCAGCAGGCCAGGAGGAACTGGGGCCAGCTGACATCCAACCTGCTGCTCATAGGCATGGAGG GCAACGTGACGCCGGCGCATTACGACGAGCAGCAGAACTTCTTTGCACAAATCAAAGGCCACAAGAGATGCATCCTCTTCCCTCCAGACCAGTTTGAGTGTCTCTATCCTTACCCTGTACACCACCCCTGTGATAGGCAGAGTCAA GTTGATTTTGACAACCCCGACTACAAGAGGTTCCCCAGTTTTCAAAATATTGTTGGCTATGAGGCGGTCGTGGGCCCAGGAGACGTGCTCTACATCCCCATGTATTG gTGGCATCACATAGAATCACTGCTGAGCGGTGGAGTGACAATCACAGTCAACTTTTGGTACAAA GGTGCGCCCACGCCCAAGAGGATAGAATACCCGCTGCGAGCGCACCAGAAGGTGGCCATAATGAGGAACATCGAGAAGATGCTAGGAGAAGCACTCGGCAACCCTCGACAA GTGGGACCGTTGCTCAAAACCATGATCACGGGCCGCTACGAAGATCCCAACGAGGAGGCTGCCCCTTGA
- the cuedc2 gene encoding CUE domain-containing protein 2 has translation MDLHKIIHGVLHDFLQTYIPDADLSTLDDVLLSYITGVLEDLGSQQSVEENFDVEVFAEMLEAYVPGFVEIDSVKVCEMMFRLASALAAARTSVTGENSVPKPEDRSFENTPRLPSEPPPGREMQCLQTQTEGATAKLPVSELETQEQHLLEMFPKCSLSEARSALSIAKGDMDEAVRLIIEGDVQLSPTPLNVNQGKNISSVADQKLKESILEKYMLVDNEEDKKTHRPVAPKEAPKKLVRYHGNQVVSTKGERYQVVKKSETDDMKKTYVNLKPARKYRFH, from the exons ATGGACCTCCACAAAATCATCCACGGTGTGTTGCACGACTTCTTACAGACTTACATCCCCGATGCAGATCTCAG CACGCTGGATGACGTCCTCCTGTCTTATATCACTGGAGTTCTGGAAGATCTTGGCTCCCAGCAGAGTGTGGAAGAGAACTTTGACGTGGAGGTGTTCGCCGAGATGCTGGAGGCGTACGTACCGGGATTTGTCGAAATCGACAG CGTCAAAGTGTGTGAAATGATGTTTCGCCTGGCGTCGGCACTAGCTGCAGCTCGCACGTCAG TGACCGGAGAAAACAGCGTGCCAAAGCCGGAAGACCGCTCATTTGAAAACACCCCCCGCCTACCGAGTGAACCCCCACCTGGCAGGGAAATGCAGTGCCTTCAAACACAAACAGAGGGCGCCACTGCCAAG CTACCAGTGTCAGAGTTGGAAACCCAGGAGCAGCACCTTCTGGAGATGTTCCCCAAGTGCAGTCTGTCCGAGGCCCGCAGCGCTCTGTCTATTGCCAAAGGCGACATGGACGAAGCCGTACGCCTTATCATCGAGGGCGACGTCCAACTCAGCCCCACACCGCTCAAC GTCAATCAAGGGAAGAATATCTCCTCAGTGGCCGATCAGAAACTGAAAGAAAGCATCCTTGAGAA GTACATGCTCGTCGACAACgaagaggacaaaaaaacacatcGACCTGTCGCCCCTAAAGAG GCTCCCAAAAAGTTGGTCCGCTACCACGGCAACCAGGTGGTGAGCACCAAAGGAGAACGCTACCAGGTGGTGAAGAAGAGCGAGACGGATGACATGAAGAAGACGTACGTCAACCTCAAGCCGGCTCGCAAATACCGATTTCACTGA
- the hif1an gene encoding hypoxia-inducible factor 1-alpha inhibitor isoform X1 has translation MAAATVAEAEKPAAAASEGATAAGFSGIHAPAWDESQLRRYTFAPKAVPRLSHTDPRAEMLIDNEEPVVLTDTNLVYPALKWDMAYLQENIGNGDFSVYIAENHKFLYYDEKKMANVENFVPKSQRLEMKFSEFVERMQQVQQMGGEERVYLQQTLNDTVGKKIVVDFLGFNWNWINKQQARRNWGQLTSNLLLIGMEGNVTPAHYDEQQNFFAQIKGHKRCILFPPDQFECLYPYPVHHPCDRQSQVDFDNPDYKRFPSFQNIVGYEAVVGPGDVLYIPMYWWHHIESLLSGGVTITVNFWYKGAPTPKRIEYPLRAHQKVAIMRNIEKMLGEALGNPRQVGPLLKTMITGRYEDPNEEAAP, from the exons ATGGCAGCGGCGACCGTCGCCGAGGCTGAGaagccggcggcggcggcgagcgAAGGCGCCaccgccgccggcttctccggcATCCACGCGCCGGCCTGGGACGAGTCTCAGCTGCGGAGGTATACGTTCGCTCCCAAGGCTGTCCCCAGGCTGTCGCACACGGACCCCAGAGCCGAGATGCTCATCGACAACGAG GAGCCGGTGGTTTTAACGGACACAAACCTGGTGTATCCTGCTCTCAAATGGGACATGGCGTACCTCCAAGAGAACATCGGCAATGGCGACTTCTCCGTCTACATCGCGGAAAACCACAAGTTCCTTTACTACGATGAGAAGAAAATGGCCAACGTGGAGAACTTTGTCCCCAAGTCCCAACGGCTCGAGATGAAATTCTCCGAGTTTGTGGAGAGGATGCAGCAAGTGCAGCAAATGGGAGGGGAGGAGCG GGTGTATCTGCAGCAGACGCTCAACGACACGGTCGGAAAGAAAATCGTGGTCGACTTCCTCGGTTTCAACTGGAACTGGATCAACAAGCAGCAGGCCAGGAGGAACTGGGGCCAGCTGACATCCAACCTGCTGCTCATAGGCATGGAGG GCAACGTGACGCCGGCGCATTACGACGAGCAGCAGAACTTCTTTGCACAAATCAAAGGCCACAAGAGATGCATCCTCTTCCCTCCAGACCAGTTTGAGTGTCTCTATCCTTACCCTGTACACCACCCCTGTGATAGGCAGAGTCAA GTTGATTTTGACAACCCCGACTACAAGAGGTTCCCCAGTTTTCAAAATATTGTTGGCTATGAGGCGGTCGTGGGCCCAGGAGACGTGCTCTACATCCCCATGTATTG gTGGCATCACATAGAATCACTGCTGAGCGGTGGAGTGACAATCACAGTCAACTTTTGGTACAAA GGTGCGCCCACGCCCAAGAGGATAGAATACCCGCTGCGAGCGCACCAGAAGGTGGCCATAATGAGGAACATCGAGAAGATGCTAGGAGAAGCACTCGGCAACCCTCGACAA GTGGGACCGTTGCTCAAAACCATGATCACGGGCCGCTACGAAGATCCCAACGAGGAGGCTGCCCCTTGA